One Leptospira wolbachii serovar Codice str. CDC genomic region harbors:
- a CDS encoding YgaP family membrane protein produces the protein MFQNMGLYDRIIRVVVGLVLGGLYLGGIVEGTTALVLFVIGLVMIATSAIGFCPAYLPFKFTTKEK, from the coding sequence ATGTTTCAAAATATGGGTCTTTATGACAGAATCATTCGAGTGGTCGTTGGTTTAGTATTAGGTGGATTGTACTTGGGTGGAATTGTAGAAGGAACAACCGCATTGGTTCTCTTTGTTATCGGACTTGTTATGATTGCAACATCTGCAATTGGCTTCTGCCCGGCCTACCTTCCTTTTAAGTTTACAACAAAAGAAAAATAA
- a CDS encoding class I SAM-dependent RNA methyltransferase — protein sequence MEKLRIKLEKWVNGGFCLAHHEGHAVFVEGGLPGELVDISLYKTGKKEWFGTVSEVIEASERRIPSDCCSVFMDCGGCSYRHISYQDELEIKTSLLEAMFPKWKGKVQVIKGLENEYRNNVQWQSNGREIGYFSKNTHRIVKESSSVCKTVDKRLLWEMVPAGLQKSVSKNKSIQLRLSSKSVVNYERDQTEISIFNTKLKVPERGFFQINQFLIEPWLEKIKSLLPDSANILELFCGCGTIGISIREKIESLYGIESHEKSIRYAKENAKTNNALQFEYEVSDLYQKHLPKHVATFPIWIVNPPRAGLSEGIVESASMFSPKQIIYSSCNPSTLKRDITRLEAIGYRLNYMALFDFFPRTQHYEVLVSLKK from the coding sequence GGCCCATCATGAGGGACATGCCGTCTTCGTTGAGGGCGGACTGCCCGGAGAATTGGTAGACATAAGTCTTTATAAAACAGGAAAAAAAGAATGGTTTGGAACTGTATCCGAAGTCATTGAAGCGTCCGAAAGAAGGATTCCTTCTGATTGTTGTTCGGTGTTCATGGATTGCGGTGGCTGCAGTTATCGCCATATTTCATACCAAGATGAATTGGAAATCAAAACATCACTCCTAGAAGCGATGTTCCCCAAATGGAAAGGTAAGGTTCAAGTAATCAAAGGCCTTGAGAACGAATATCGAAATAATGTTCAATGGCAATCGAATGGTAGAGAAATAGGATACTTTTCAAAAAATACCCACCGGATTGTCAAAGAGTCCAGTTCTGTTTGTAAAACTGTCGATAAACGTTTGTTATGGGAAATGGTTCCCGCTGGACTCCAGAAGTCGGTTTCTAAGAACAAATCCATTCAACTTCGGTTATCTTCAAAATCAGTTGTGAATTACGAAAGAGACCAAACGGAAATTAGTATTTTTAATACCAAGTTAAAAGTGCCAGAACGGGGTTTCTTTCAAATCAACCAGTTTCTAATAGAACCTTGGCTTGAAAAAATAAAATCTCTATTACCAGACTCTGCAAATATTTTGGAATTATTTTGCGGCTGTGGAACCATAGGGATTTCGATCCGAGAGAAAATTGAATCTTTGTATGGGATTGAATCTCACGAAAAAAGCATTCGCTATGCTAAAGAAAATGCTAAGACTAACAATGCGTTACAGTTTGAATATGAAGTTAGCGATTTATACCAAAAACACCTTCCGAAACATGTTGCCACATTTCCCATTTGGATTGTGAATCCGCCGAGGGCTGGACTTTCTGAAGGAATTGTCGAATCAGCATCTATGTTTTCACCGAAACAAATCATTTATTCTAGCTGCAATCCGAGTACACTGAAACGTGATATTACAAGATTGGAGGCTATAGGGTATAGATTGAATTATATGGCTTTGTTTGATTTTTTTCCAAGAACTCAACACTATGAAGTCTTGGTGAGTTTGAAGAAGTAA